One genomic region from Ornithinimicrobium flavum encodes:
- a CDS encoding oligopeptide/dipeptide ABC transporter ATP-binding protein: MYAGRIVETGTRADIYDNPQHPYTRALLAAVPVVDPARRSTQSFALSGDLPNPASPPAGCRFSTRCPFAVPGLCDVKEPPLASWAPTHAVACHLAGDLPEDTGLPRSSDPSLERGTTDETVSLPR; the protein is encoded by the coding sequence ATGTACGCGGGGAGGATCGTGGAGACGGGCACTCGGGCCGACATCTACGACAACCCCCAGCACCCCTACACCCGTGCCCTGCTGGCCGCGGTCCCCGTGGTCGACCCTGCCAGGCGCTCGACCCAGAGCTTCGCGCTCTCCGGCGACCTGCCCAATCCCGCGTCTCCCCCCGCAGGGTGCCGCTTCAGTACCAGATGCCCCTTTGCCGTGCCTGGCCTGTGCGACGTCAAGGAACCACCCCTCGCGTCCTGGGCACCCACCCATGCCGTCGCCTGCCACCTGGCAGGGGACCTCCCGGAAGACACGGGCCTCCCGCGCTCCTCCGACCCGTCCCTAGAGAGAGGAACCACCGATGAGACTGTGTCACTCCCGCGGTAG
- a CDS encoding ABC transporter substrate-binding protein, giving the protein MSLLTLSACAGGDAASSDNGAATGSGTAADPGQDAAASAERLRVGILSEEGNLTPFTYETGTPGLNLTMLSYDSLMQIDTEGAPQPWLASSVEADEEGTTYTVQLVDSATWHDGEAVDAEDVAFSIDYYQNGPPGRFQTALRLVESVQVEDEHTLTLTLSEISPSFELRTLADVPILPQHIWEGIEDPDTAPFDEETNVGSGPYRLVDSKPGTSYTFEANPDYFRGEPKVQELVVIRFADDAGAIAALRSGEVDTLMRTISPEQISSLEGRGGLEVLQAPEYATTLLAYDTQRAPFDDVEFRRAIAQAVDVELLVSDVYLGAAVPGNPGWVHPDSPYYNSEVSLAHDPEAAQAALESAGYTDGDGDGVREADGANLDLELLVHGNNALRLRVAELLSTQLEAVGIGVTVSAVEDQTIIDSVWPDYDVNQGRDYDMAIFGWSAPTQADIGQMAALVSSDTTVGNLNITGFSDPQSDDLAEQLLTTADEDQRTEVAHQLQARFAETLPLVPLLYANGAYAYQSEVFGDWVTITGQGPMTKLSFIPSDGQP; this is encoded by the coding sequence GTGTCCCTGCTGACGCTCAGCGCGTGCGCCGGCGGCGATGCCGCGTCGTCCGACAACGGTGCGGCTACCGGGTCAGGCACCGCCGCCGACCCAGGTCAGGACGCTGCCGCCAGCGCCGAGCGTCTGCGCGTTGGCATCCTGAGCGAGGAAGGCAACCTGACCCCGTTCACCTACGAGACCGGCACGCCGGGTCTGAACCTGACCATGCTCAGCTACGACTCCCTCATGCAGATCGACACCGAGGGTGCCCCCCAGCCCTGGCTGGCCTCCAGCGTCGAGGCTGACGAAGAGGGCACCACCTACACCGTCCAGCTGGTCGACTCCGCGACCTGGCACGACGGGGAGGCCGTGGACGCCGAGGATGTCGCCTTCTCCATCGACTACTACCAGAACGGGCCGCCCGGTCGGTTCCAGACCGCGCTTCGTCTGGTCGAGTCGGTCCAGGTCGAGGACGAGCACACGCTCACCCTGACCCTGTCGGAGATCAGCCCGTCCTTCGAGCTGCGGACGCTGGCCGACGTGCCGATCCTGCCCCAGCACATCTGGGAGGGCATCGAGGACCCGGACACCGCGCCGTTCGACGAGGAGACGAACGTCGGCAGCGGCCCCTACCGCCTGGTCGACTCCAAGCCCGGCACCAGCTACACCTTCGAGGCGAACCCAGACTACTTCCGCGGTGAGCCGAAGGTGCAGGAGCTCGTCGTTATCAGGTTCGCCGACGACGCCGGCGCCATCGCCGCGCTGCGCTCCGGCGAGGTCGACACCCTCATGCGCACCATCTCCCCGGAGCAGATCAGTTCCCTGGAGGGCAGAGGAGGCCTGGAGGTGCTGCAGGCACCGGAGTACGCGACCACGCTGCTGGCCTACGACACCCAGCGCGCACCCTTCGACGACGTCGAGTTCCGGCGCGCTATCGCCCAGGCGGTCGACGTGGAGCTGCTGGTCAGCGACGTGTACCTCGGGGCTGCGGTTCCGGGCAACCCGGGGTGGGTCCACCCCGACTCCCCGTACTACAACTCCGAGGTCAGCCTCGCCCACGACCCGGAGGCAGCCCAGGCTGCCCTGGAGTCGGCGGGCTACACCGATGGCGACGGTGACGGTGTCCGCGAGGCGGACGGTGCGAACCTCGACCTGGAGCTGCTGGTCCACGGCAACAACGCCTTGCGCCTGCGGGTGGCCGAGCTGCTGTCTACCCAGCTGGAGGCGGTTGGGATCGGCGTCACGGTGTCCGCGGTCGAGGACCAGACCATCATCGACTCGGTGTGGCCCGACTACGACGTCAACCAGGGCCGCGACTACGACATGGCCATCTTCGGCTGGTCGGCCCCGACCCAGGCGGACATCGGGCAGATGGCGGCGCTGGTCTCCAGCGACACCACCGTGGGGAACCTCAACATCACCGGCTTCTCCGACCCGCAGAGCGACGACCTCGCCGAGCAGCTGCTCACGACGGCAGACGAGGACCAGCGGACCGAGGTCGCCCACCAGCTGCAGGCCCGTTTCGCCGAGACCCTGCCGCTTGTGCCGCTGCTCTACGCCAACGGCGCCTACGCCTACCAGTCGGAGGTCTTCGGCGACTGGGTCACCATCACCGGCCAGGGCCCGATGACCAAGCTGTCCTTCATCCCGAGCGACGGCCAGCCGTAA
- a CDS encoding PIG-L deacetylase family protein → MRVLMLASFGLEIAECGGALARALKNGDEVHAAVLMCREESQPQVSQAAAILGIKDVEYLNISSGDVELHGEAKTKVVGLIRRTRPDIIIMQDPQHAQHDLDPDRRVIAILYAEAMAVASRDWRIQECGGYPPHPVPTIYYMTPENPNCVVEISDVLDLKLQAVDVLSSQNTFSAAHWRASAADEVLQGIVPAWNGQDDESLGKEGQRVIFTALALSHGLASHSGATLGEAYRREGTFVMDRLTV, encoded by the coding sequence GTGCGAGTCCTCATGCTGGCCAGCTTCGGCCTGGAGATCGCGGAGTGCGGCGGCGCCCTGGCGCGCGCCCTGAAGAACGGCGACGAGGTCCATGCGGCCGTCCTCATGTGCCGGGAGGAGAGCCAGCCCCAGGTCAGCCAGGCGGCTGCGATCCTCGGGATCAAGGACGTCGAGTACCTGAACATCAGCTCCGGCGACGTGGAGCTGCACGGGGAGGCAAAAACCAAGGTGGTCGGCCTGATCCGCCGTACACGACCCGACATCATCATCATGCAGGACCCCCAGCACGCCCAGCACGACCTGGACCCCGACCGCCGCGTCATCGCCATCCTCTACGCCGAGGCCATGGCCGTGGCCTCCCGGGACTGGCGCATCCAGGAGTGCGGTGGCTATCCGCCGCACCCGGTCCCCACCATCTACTACATGACACCGGAGAACCCCAACTGCGTGGTCGAGATCAGCGACGTCCTGGACCTCAAGCTGCAGGCCGTGGACGTCCTGAGCTCTCAGAACACGTTCAGCGCAGCCCACTGGCGGGCCAGCGCCGCCGACGAGGTGCTCCAGGGGATCGTGCCGGCCTGGAACGGCCAGGACGACGAGAGCCTCGGTAAGGAAGGACAGCGGGTGATCTTCACCGCGCTGGCCCTCTCCCACGGGCTCGCCTCACACTCCGGCGCCACGCTGGGCGAGGCCTACCGCCGGGAGGGCACGTTCGTCATGGACCGGCTGACCGTCTGA
- a CDS encoding cation diffusion facilitator family transporter, whose amino-acid sequence MGATALMQIVIVAISGSIALLADTLHNVGHLATTIPLIIAFKLGQRPATRRYSFGYRRAEDLVGLLIAMVIALSAALIIWESVRALTNPRPLTNLGWVFAAGLVGAAGNELVAWYRIRAGRRIGSAALIAEGQHARTDGLTSLAVVVGVVGVWLGFPQADAIIGLLIAAVILWILINSTRVVVRRLMDGVDDGTIESIETVVVSVPGVEAVDRVRARWSGHRMEADVNVAVDPALTVEAGHRIAQEVHHTLLHQVPHMDHASVHLNPARTEGAHELTDHHVSAEARRAYRVSTLAAAGPRVPGSGDDTDHMAHH is encoded by the coding sequence ATGGGCGCGACCGCGCTCATGCAGATCGTCATCGTCGCGATCAGCGGGTCGATCGCGCTGCTGGCCGACACCCTGCACAACGTGGGTCACCTGGCCACCACCATCCCTCTCATCATCGCGTTCAAGCTCGGGCAGCGTCCGGCCACCCGCCGGTACAGCTTCGGGTACCGCAGGGCCGAGGACCTCGTGGGGCTGCTCATCGCCATGGTCATCGCCCTGTCGGCGGCGCTGATCATCTGGGAGTCGGTCCGGGCGCTGACCAACCCTCGCCCGCTGACGAACCTCGGATGGGTCTTCGCTGCCGGCCTGGTCGGGGCCGCCGGCAACGAGCTCGTCGCCTGGTACCGCATCCGGGCCGGGCGCCGCATCGGTTCTGCCGCGCTCATCGCCGAGGGGCAGCACGCCCGCACCGACGGTCTGACCTCCTTGGCGGTCGTCGTCGGCGTCGTCGGGGTCTGGCTCGGGTTTCCCCAGGCGGACGCCATCATCGGTCTGCTCATCGCCGCGGTCATCCTGTGGATCCTCATCAACTCCACCCGGGTGGTGGTGCGCCGCCTCATGGACGGCGTCGACGACGGGACCATCGAAAGCATCGAGACGGTGGTCGTGAGCGTGCCCGGCGTGGAGGCCGTCGACCGGGTGCGCGCACGCTGGAGCGGTCACCGCATGGAGGCCGACGTCAACGTCGCCGTGGACCCGGCCTTAACAGTCGAGGCGGGACACCGTATCGCCCAAGAGGTCCACCACACGCTGCTGCACCAGGTCCCGCACATGGACCACGCCTCGGTCCATCTGAACCCGGCCCGCACTGAGGGCGCGCACGAGCTCACCGATCATCACGTCAGCGCCGAGGCCCGTCGCGCCTACCGTGTCTCGACCCTGGCCGCCGCCGGCCCGCGCGTACCCGGCTCTGGCGACGACACGGACCACATGGCACACCACTGA
- a CDS encoding metal-sensitive transcriptional regulator, producing MPTEATPAGTAAHGYISDKERYLARLRRIEGQARGLHRMVDEDAYCIDILTQVSALTAALENVALGLLEDHLKHCVVHAARTGGPEAEQKIDEASRAIARLVRS from the coding sequence ATGCCGACAGAAGCAACTCCAGCCGGTACCGCGGCGCACGGATACATCTCCGACAAGGAGCGATACCTTGCCCGCCTCAGGCGGATCGAGGGCCAGGCACGAGGGCTCCACCGCATGGTCGACGAGGACGCGTACTGCATCGACATCCTGACCCAGGTCAGCGCGCTCACCGCCGCCCTGGAGAACGTCGCCCTCGGCCTGCTGGAGGACCACCTCAAGCACTGTGTCGTGCACGCCGCCAGGACAGGCGGCCCAGAGGCTGAACAGAAGATCGACGAGGCCTCCCGCGCGATCGCGAGACTTGTCAGGTCCTGA
- a CDS encoding cation transporter has protein sequence MWSSGDLRGVPHLLRRRRGARIALAGQRLSQRPATARETYRWSRGEILGALFNGLFLVLMAGYLLWMGAVRLFEPVELPTSVLLSVAVRWSRDRRVRSEAALTALSDTNGVEDLHHGQARSPTSGRTVFSAHLRGDRGCGHSPGAAGGATHQFTGPRRDFSILQVEQECLYEHGSADTPTSP, from the coding sequence CTGTGGTCATCCGGTGATCTCCGCGGCGTTCCACACCTTCTCCGCCGTCGGCGGGGTGCGCGCATCGCCCTGGCCGGGCAGCGGCTCAGTCAGCGGCCGGCCACGGCCAGGGAGACGTACAGGTGGAGCCGGGGGGAGATCCTCGGCGCGCTGTTCAACGGGCTCTTCCTGGTCCTCATGGCCGGCTACCTGCTGTGGATGGGTGCCGTGCGGCTCTTCGAGCCGGTCGAACTGCCGACCTCGGTGCTGCTGTCGGTCGCTGTCCGGTGGAGTCGTGACCGAAGGGTTCGATCTGAAGCAGCCCTCACGGCGCTGAGCGACACCAACGGCGTGGAGGACCTGCACCACGGGCAGGCCCGGAGCCCGACGTCCGGGCGGACGGTCTTCTCCGCGCACCTGCGGGGTGACCGAGGCTGCGGACACAGCCCGGGTGCAGCAGGAGGCGCCACACACCAGTTCACCGGCCCTCGACGGGACTTCTCAATCCTGCAGGTCGAGCAGGAGTGCCTGTACGAGCATGGCTCCGCCGACACACCGACATCGCCATGA
- a CDS encoding glutaredoxin family protein yields MNRVTGARATTGRSRDPEPVPRATLLTTTACHLCEDAHRELRRRAERGELFLEVVSMESDEGRGLVATHRPAMFPLVLLDGRPLGHGRLSRRRLDAALRLGEVR; encoded by the coding sequence ATGAACCGCGTCACCGGCGCGCGGGCCACCACCGGGCGGTCCAGGGACCCCGAGCCCGTGCCGCGAGCCACCCTGCTCACCACCACGGCGTGCCACCTGTGCGAGGACGCTCACCGGGAGCTGCGCCGTCGCGCAGAGCGCGGTGAGCTGTTCCTGGAGGTGGTGTCCATGGAGTCGGACGAGGGGCGCGGGCTGGTCGCCACCCACCGACCAGCCATGTTCCCGCTGGTGCTCCTCGACGGCCGCCCGCTGGGTCATGGCCGCCTCTCCAGGCGCCGGCTGGACGCGGCGCTGCGGTTGGGCGAGGTGCGCTGA
- a CDS encoding cytochrome c biogenesis CcdA family protein — translation MGTELLATGSILAAFFAGAVALFAPCCIVFLAPAYLAAAVKNNRWRLLPLTFVFAAGLALVLVPITLGVSLVAGAIAQYHVQLYWAGGLLMIALGLLALSGRMWSMPSVLRAPDTARGDSATFFSLGVFSGIASSCCAPVLAGVMTLSALSGSAAGGALLGMAYVFGMVIPLFVMALVWDAAGLGERRWGRAKALRWRVAGRTLHTNTVNVAVALAFVAMGIAVISLAGSTTMTGDATWFQRVASDGVTRTAEQVLGWLAPVPEPLLGLGLLALAASFVWFTLRDRTRRTTAAADGTADDAPTHPCHEHTNAPKQGAEQP, via the coding sequence ATGGGCACCGAGCTGCTGGCCACGGGCAGCATCCTGGCGGCCTTCTTCGCCGGCGCCGTCGCGCTCTTCGCCCCGTGCTGCATCGTCTTCCTCGCCCCGGCCTACCTCGCCGCGGCGGTGAAGAACAACAGGTGGCGCCTCCTCCCGCTCACCTTCGTGTTCGCCGCCGGGCTCGCCCTCGTCCTGGTGCCCATCACCCTGGGTGTCAGCCTGGTCGCCGGCGCGATCGCGCAGTACCACGTGCAGCTGTACTGGGCCGGCGGGCTGCTGATGATCGCGCTCGGTCTGCTGGCGCTGTCCGGGCGCATGTGGTCGATGCCCTCGGTGCTGCGCGCCCCGGACACCGCCCGGGGGGACTCGGCCACCTTCTTCAGCCTGGGAGTCTTCTCCGGGATCGCCTCCAGCTGCTGCGCCCCGGTCCTGGCCGGCGTGATGACCCTCTCGGCACTCTCCGGCAGCGCCGCCGGCGGCGCGCTGCTCGGTATGGCGTACGTCTTCGGCATGGTGATCCCGCTCTTCGTCATGGCCCTGGTCTGGGACGCAGCCGGGCTGGGGGAGCGCCGCTGGGGCAGGGCGAAGGCCCTGCGGTGGAGGGTCGCAGGGCGGACCCTGCACACCAACACCGTGAACGTGGCCGTCGCACTGGCCTTCGTCGCCATGGGGATCGCCGTGATCTCCCTCGCGGGATCGACCACCATGACCGGCGACGCCACCTGGTTCCAGCGCGTCGCCAGCGACGGGGTCACGCGCACCGCCGAGCAGGTCCTCGGCTGGCTCGCGCCCGTGCCCGAACCCCTGCTCGGTCTGGGGCTGCTCGCCCTCGCCGCGTCGTTCGTCTGGTTCACGCTGCGCGACCGGACACGCAGGACGACCGCGGCCGCCGACGGAACCGCCGACGATGCACCCACGCACCCGTGCCACGAGCACACGAACGCACCAAAGCAAGGAGCGGAGCAACCATGA
- a CDS encoding peroxiredoxin family protein encodes MTTKQQQARRQAHVAQIRLEQRRQTHTQQRRRLVGLAGLLVLVTLVIFGLWQARPTTNEGGGGAAPDFTLPSTTGQTVSLSDHRGRPVILYFNEGAGCGSCTQQMAEIEKNPGFADAGIVVLPIVMNTAAQIQADLDTFGVSTPYLLDDGTVSQAYGTLGKGMHAGLPGHGFVLVDADGVQRWQGDYPSMWLDPDDLLRDATSRL; translated from the coding sequence ATGACCACCAAGCAGCAGCAGGCGCGCCGCCAGGCGCACGTCGCCCAGATCCGACTGGAGCAGCGGCGCCAGACGCACACCCAGCAGCGCCGACGGCTCGTGGGACTGGCCGGGCTGCTCGTCCTCGTCACCTTGGTCATCTTCGGCCTGTGGCAGGCGCGGCCCACCACCAACGAGGGCGGCGGCGGCGCAGCGCCGGACTTCACGCTGCCGAGCACGACCGGGCAGACCGTGTCCCTGTCCGACCACCGGGGCCGTCCGGTGATCCTCTACTTCAACGAGGGCGCCGGGTGCGGGTCGTGCACCCAGCAGATGGCCGAGATCGAGAAGAACCCTGGCTTCGCCGACGCCGGCATCGTCGTCCTGCCGATCGTGATGAACACCGCGGCCCAGATCCAGGCCGACCTGGACACGTTCGGCGTGAGCACCCCGTACCTGCTCGACGACGGGACCGTGTCCCAGGCCTACGGCACGCTCGGCAAAGGCATGCACGCCGGGCTCCCCGGACACGGGTTCGTCCTCGTCGACGCGGACGGCGTGCAACGCTGGCAGGGCGACTACCCCTCGATGTGGCTCGACCCCGACGATCTGCTGCGCGATGCCACCTCGCGTCTGTGA
- a CDS encoding DUF305 domain-containing protein, giving the protein MTITPRLRLATGALALTVVLAGCGDSTEPAGGGTTAASTTEGEQAAQEHDEADTMFAQMMIVHHEGAVEMAQLAQEQAVTPEVQELATQIEQAQGPEIELMQSWLQQWGEPTASDDDMAGMGHGDSSGMEMDGMTQEEAMAELQGLSGEAFDARFLELMIEHHRGAVTMAQTALAEGQHPDVQELAEQVVTDQEAEIERMEQLHRAL; this is encoded by the coding sequence ATGACGATCACCCCTCGCCTCCGCCTCGCGACCGGCGCCCTGGCGCTGACCGTGGTCCTCGCCGGGTGCGGCGACTCCACCGAGCCCGCAGGCGGCGGCACCACCGCCGCCTCCACGACGGAAGGTGAGCAGGCCGCCCAGGAGCACGACGAGGCGGACACGATGTTCGCGCAGATGATGATCGTCCACCACGAAGGTGCCGTCGAGATGGCCCAGCTGGCCCAGGAGCAGGCGGTCACGCCGGAGGTGCAGGAGCTGGCCACGCAGATCGAGCAGGCCCAGGGCCCGGAGATCGAGCTCATGCAGTCCTGGCTGCAGCAGTGGGGCGAACCGACCGCCTCCGACGACGACATGGCAGGGATGGGCCACGGCGACTCCAGCGGTATGGAGATGGACGGGATGACCCAGGAGGAGGCGATGGCAGAGCTCCAGGGGCTGTCCGGCGAGGCCTTCGACGCCCGCTTCCTGGAGCTGATGATCGAGCACCACCGCGGCGCCGTCACCATGGCCCAGACCGCCCTGGCCGAGGGACAGCACCCCGACGTGCAGGAACTGGCAGAGCAGGTCGTGACCGACCAGGAGGCCGAGATCGAGCGGATGGAGCAGCTGCACAGGGCACTGTGA
- a CDS encoding SHOCT domain-containing protein, with product MTWVWTPLLITGTALLAYTLARVLAGGLVPGPSGAGVPGRSRRERTEDTAPADGSSARRILDERYASGELSTEEYEERRAVLAGREEES from the coding sequence ATGACGTGGGTATGGACACCCCTGCTCATCACCGGCACCGCGCTGCTGGCCTACACGCTGGCGCGGGTACTCGCCGGCGGCCTCGTTCCCGGACCGAGCGGGGCCGGCGTTCCGGGTCGGTCCCGCAGGGAGCGGACCGAGGACACCGCACCTGCTGATGGGTCGAGCGCCCGGCGGATCCTGGACGAGCGCTACGCCTCCGGCGAGCTGAGCACGGAGGAGTACGAGGAGCGGCGGGCTGTGCTGGCCGGGCGCGAGGAGGAGTCGTGA
- a CDS encoding multicopper oxidase family protein has product MRPVTRRTALAMGSLGLAGTVVGGTGLWRDLTTPGAPGDPGGELVEPEVLVSSGGRLEVSLQARLGTHEVAGRQARTMGYNGGVPGPTLRLRPGDLLRIELDNQLDHVTNLHVHGLHVSPEGAGDNVFVEIAPGESRQYEYQLPEDHPTGVYWYHPHHHGSVADQVFAGLYGAIVVEEDDPPAVDRERVLVVSDITLSQDGSVVGPSMPERMMGREGELLLLDGQVEPVLTARGGDRERWRVVNACSSRFVSLRLPGQDGTARVVGRDVGRLPTPVGLEEVVLAPGNRMDLLVDLAEGESELVAVPVDRGQMMGGMMGSAVGPEDSERVLARLEVGRGGRSSAGEAGEAGDGADGGSASLLADLRDAQVDRRRELTMEMSMGGGMMGGGRGPGGMMDLTIDGRSFDPDRVDQRVRLGTVEEWTIGNVGPMDHPFHLHVWPMQVLDVDGQAPTDPLWLDVVNVPAGGSVTVRVRFADFGGRTVYHCHILDHEDLGMMGTIVAE; this is encoded by the coding sequence GTGAGACCGGTCACCCGGCGCACGGCGCTGGCGATGGGCAGCCTGGGCCTGGCCGGCACCGTGGTGGGCGGCACGGGCCTGTGGCGTGACCTGACCACGCCCGGGGCGCCGGGAGACCCCGGCGGCGAGCTGGTGGAGCCGGAGGTGCTGGTCAGCAGCGGCGGGCGCCTGGAGGTGAGCCTGCAGGCACGGCTGGGCACGCACGAGGTGGCAGGGCGCCAGGCTCGGACGATGGGCTACAACGGCGGGGTGCCCGGTCCCACCCTGCGGCTGCGCCCCGGGGACCTGCTGCGGATCGAGCTGGACAACCAGCTGGACCACGTGACCAACCTGCATGTGCACGGGCTCCACGTGAGCCCGGAGGGGGCCGGCGACAACGTCTTCGTCGAGATCGCGCCCGGGGAGAGCCGTCAGTACGAGTACCAGCTGCCCGAGGACCACCCGACGGGCGTGTACTGGTACCACCCCCACCACCACGGCAGCGTGGCCGACCAGGTGTTCGCCGGGCTCTACGGCGCCATCGTCGTGGAGGAGGACGACCCGCCGGCCGTCGACCGCGAACGGGTGCTGGTCGTCTCCGACATCACCCTCTCCCAGGACGGGTCCGTCGTCGGCCCCTCGATGCCCGAGCGGATGATGGGCCGTGAGGGTGAGCTGCTCCTGCTCGACGGCCAGGTGGAGCCGGTCCTGACGGCACGGGGGGGCGATCGGGAGCGTTGGCGGGTCGTCAACGCCTGCTCCTCCCGCTTCGTGTCGCTGCGGCTGCCCGGGCAGGACGGGACCGCACGGGTGGTGGGCCGTGACGTCGGCCGCCTGCCCACGCCGGTGGGCCTGGAGGAGGTGGTCCTGGCCCCGGGGAACCGGATGGACCTGCTCGTCGACCTGGCCGAGGGCGAGAGCGAGCTGGTCGCCGTGCCCGTGGACCGCGGCCAGATGATGGGCGGGATGATGGGCAGCGCCGTCGGTCCGGAGGACTCCGAGCGGGTCCTGGCCCGCCTGGAGGTCGGCCGGGGTGGCCGGTCCTCGGCCGGTGAGGCCGGTGAGGCCGGGGACGGCGCCGACGGTGGGTCCGCGAGTCTGCTGGCCGACCTGCGCGACGCGCAGGTCGACCGGCGCCGTGAGCTGACCATGGAGATGTCCATGGGCGGCGGCATGATGGGCGGCGGCCGTGGTCCGGGCGGGATGATGGATCTCACCATCGACGGCCGGTCCTTCGACCCTGACCGCGTCGACCAGCGGGTGCGGCTGGGCACGGTCGAGGAGTGGACCATCGGCAACGTGGGCCCCATGGACCATCCCTTCCACCTGCACGTCTGGCCGATGCAGGTGCTCGACGTCGACGGACAGGCCCCGACGGACCCGCTGTGGCTGGACGTGGTCAACGTCCCGGCCGGCGGCAGTGTCACCGTGCGCGTCCGGTTCGCCGACTTCGGCGGACGGACGGTCTACCACTGCCACATCCTCGACCACGAGGACCTGGGCATGATGGGCACGATCGTGGCCGAGTGA
- a CDS encoding SHOCT domain-containing protein codes for MMGNGWGAGMGWMWIFWPLVILATVAVVALLVRSGGSERTRPPGPADHPPAHEADEPTAAAGQSAARRILDERYARGEIDEEDYRTRRRRLGEPDA; via the coding sequence ATGATGGGCAACGGCTGGGGAGCAGGTATGGGCTGGATGTGGATCTTCTGGCCCCTGGTCATCCTCGCCACCGTCGCCGTGGTGGCGCTGCTGGTCCGCTCCGGAGGGAGCGAGCGCACTCGCCCACCCGGGCCGGCGGACCACCCGCCGGCCCACGAGGCGGACGAGCCGACCGCGGCCGCAGGGCAGTCCGCGGCGCGCCGGATCCTGGACGAGCGCTACGCCCGCGGGGAGATCGACGAGGAGGACTACCGGACCCGACGTCGACGCCTCGGCGAGCCGGACGCCTGA
- a CDS encoding DUF305 domain-containing protein — protein sequence MSEHDQSQQTEQDHQQHQKHERKMYLVFAAMITTSTVTMFLLTYTNAFTWSHMTFSEERVYMALLMGSAMAIIMLGFMWGMMYKNVKVNLAIIAGALVLGLTALWLSRSQTLVDDQAYMNGMIPHHSIAILTSERADIDDVRVRELADEIIKAQRREIAEMKWLVDDIESNGEVTTEQEAQQRPVPEFEGTP from the coding sequence ATGTCCGAGCACGACCAGAGCCAGCAGACCGAGCAGGACCACCAGCAGCACCAGAAGCACGAGCGGAAGATGTACCTGGTCTTCGCCGCGATGATCACCACCTCGACGGTCACCATGTTCCTGCTGACCTACACCAATGCCTTCACCTGGTCGCACATGACGTTCAGCGAGGAGCGGGTCTACATGGCCCTGCTCATGGGCTCCGCGATGGCCATCATCATGCTCGGCTTCATGTGGGGGATGATGTACAAGAACGTCAAGGTCAACCTCGCGATCATCGCCGGTGCCCTCGTCCTGGGCCTGACCGCCCTGTGGCTCTCCCGCTCCCAGACGCTCGTCGACGACCAGGCCTACATGAACGGGATGATCCCCCACCACTCCATCGCCATCCTCACCAGCGAGCGCGCCGACATCGACGACGTCCGGGTCCGCGAGCTCGCCGACGAGATCATCAAGGCCCAGCGCAGGGAGATCGCCGAGATGAAGTGGCTCGTCGACGACATCGAGAGCAACGGCGAGGTCACCACCGAGCAGGAGGCCCAGCAGCGGCCCGTCCCCGAGTTCGAGGGCACGCCGTGA